Genomic window (Equus przewalskii isolate Varuska chromosome 12, EquPr2, whole genome shotgun sequence):
CCGCCCCACCCCTCCCACGATCTTTCCCAAATTCACTTGCAACTTCCTTTAAAACCCTCAGGAGTTCTCCACAGCCTCAGGACCAGTGCAGCCTTGCCAGGCCCCGGCGACCGTGTCACCCCCTCACCGGAAGCATCACGCCGTCTGAGCACACGCACCTCCCCCAGGCCTTTGCCCAAGCAGTCCCCCCGCTGGAACGTCCTTGCGCAGCTCAAAGGCTCTGAGTCCTTTTTGGTTAATTAATTGCATTAATTTCCTCCTTGCCCATTTCCGTCCAAGGCCTTCTGGGGCCCTCTGCCCTGGTTTTCGGACCCCCTTCTCGTTCCGTGTCGTGTCCCCGAGGGCCCGTGAAGCTCCAAGCCCCAGATACAGGGGGCGACATGAAGGTTTGCTGTCAGACTACCCCGCAGCCCCAGAGGCGCGCTGTGGTCGGACTGCACCCGCGTCCCAGCCCCTTCCCGACTCCAAgcctcctcctcaaagccctcacctcctctccccgCAACGCCCCACCGCGAGGGCCCCTGACACCGTTCGATCTGGGGCCCGTCTTCATGGCcaacctgggcctcagtttccccatatgaaGAGCGGAGCCGCGGGCGCGGCTCCTCTCCCAGACCTCACCTGCGGTGGGTGCTGCCAGGGCGGGTCCCCTCCGCGCTGCCGCTCGCAGATCAGACAGGTCCGGATGCCCTTGCAGCCGCATTCCCGAAGGACCTCGGGGGCTGCCACTGCCGCAGCCGCCATCGCCGCGTCCTGGCGCGCAAGGCGCAGGCGCGGAGCCGCGGGCCGGGGGGCCGCTGGGAGTTGTAGTCCGCGCGCAAGGGCGCGAGGTCCGCAGGGCACGAGGTCCGCGGGCTGCTTCCTTCCGGTCGTCTCTGCCACCAGGCTCGCGCGGCGCCACCTCCTGGGCTCGCGCGGCGCCACCGACGGGAGAAGCGGGCTCGGCCGCCGCTGGTGCCGCCGATCGGGCCCGCGCGGGCCGCGCCTCCTCGCCATGGGCCCCCTCTCAGCGCGGCTGCTGATGCAGCGGGGGCGACCCAAGAGCGACCGGCTGGGCAAGATCCGGAGCCTGGAGTAAGAGGCGGGCCGGGGATGACTGGGGGTCCGCGGCGCCGAGGCCACACAGCCCGCCTCCCGGGCTGTGGTCGCCGGGCGGGCGGGAAGAAGGGCGGGGACCCTTGCCgactccctgccctgccccgtaACGGCTCTCTCGGTTCGGCGAACTCTCCTAATCGCTGGGGCCAAACGCCGTCCTCTCGTTACGAGATGGGCCGAGCTGGCTCCAAGTGGCCTTTCCCCTGAAGAAGGCCCGGGCTGCTGGGGAGTCTTGCAGAAAGAGTACTGAGCAACCTGTTGCGACAATTACAGAGGAGCGCCCCCAGAGAGTCAGGAAAAGCATCCTGAGCGGGCCATGCTGCCCGAgttctaagatttaaaaaaagcgGGATGTTGGGGAGAGGCTGTGCATGCGCAAGAGAGGCCAGGTGAAAACGCCTTCGGAggcccctgggctgccagagGCGGGGCGAGGAGGCCCGCCTGCCCCTGAGCCCTCCTGGTCTGCCCCTCATCTCACCCCAGCCTGTCAGGGCTGAAGCTGCTCTCTGAGCACTTGGACCCCAAGCTCCTGAGCCGCCTGACACAGCTGCAAGAGCTGGACCTCTCCAACAACCAACTGGAGACGCTGCCTGCCAACCTGGGCCTGTCCCACCTGCGCATCCTCCGCTGCGCCAACAACCAGCTGGGGGACGTCACTACCTTGTGCCAGTTCCCACAGCTCGAGGAGCTCAGCCTAGAGGGCAACCCCTTCCTGACAGTACGTGGGGGACCCCCAGCCCCATGCCCAGGGCCAGCATTCTGTTGGGCTCGGGCTCAGCAGCCCCTGAGCCTGGGGCTAGGCACCCCCAAGCCACTCCTTCTTCATCCCCCAGGTCAGTGACAATCTGAAAGTCTCGTTTCTCCTGCCCAAGCTCCGTAAGGTCAATGGCAAGGATGcttcctccacttcctctcaGGTGGAGAGCCTGAACCGGGAGCTGACCAGcagggtgagggagctgggaggggtcTGGGCCTTGGGAGGAGTCGGGGACCTTGGGGATGGGGTGACAGAAGTGCACATTTGGAGGACTCTTGGGGGTAACAGAGGCTCTTCGCCCCTTAGCCCCTGGCCTGATGTGCCGCTCTGAGCCTGGCTGTGGTGTTTGGCCTCTTGTGCTTGGAGGTCGTGCCCTCCCGTGTGCAGGCCGGGGCCCCGCAGGGGAGGCTGAGACGCCGTCACAGTGCCTTtaccctgggccagcccctcctcctggggctggtACTCGTGTGTGTTGCTTAGGCTTGTTCAGCCTGCAGCTGAGAAGGCTGTGGTTTGCAGGAGACAGGGAGGTGGAGACAGCTGTGCCCGTGAGGTTGGAGGCAGAGGTGCCGTGAAGGGTCCGGGAGAGCTGGGGTGGGCTGGGCCTGAATCTGGTGCCTGGTGTCAGGTCACAGCTCACTGGGAGAAGTTCATGGCTACactgagcccagaggaggaggcgGAGAAGGCCCAGGAGGACTTTGTGAGGTCTGCCATCAGGGATGTCCGCTATGGGCCCGAGTCCCTCAGCGAGTTCACCCAGTGGCGGGTATGTCCTCACCCCACTGTGCTGGGGGTCATTTCTCCCAGCTCCTTGCTGGCTTCCGTGCCCTGAGCTTCCCTGGAGGTCTCTGGCCATGAGGGGCAGTGGGGACCAAGGCGGGTCAGGGAAGGCAGCCCTATGGGCTGGAAAGGGCCTTTCCTGCCTTGGGAAGCACAAGCTCCCGCTGTCCAGGcatctggggaggggctgggggcccccaGGACTATGCTCAGCTCCCTGATGGCCTGGCCCCATCCAGGTGCGGATGATCTCTGAGGAACTGGTGGCCTCTAGTGGGATTCAGGTACATGAGGCAGACAGCCTGGAGAGGCCCTCAAAAGCCACAGCtgcccaggagcccagggtgAGTGTGGTTCCATGCATCTCCCCGGGCTCCTAGGGCCTGCCTTGCCCTTCCTGCCTAGGGAGGCTGCAGGGAAGAGGGGGCCCAGGAAATGAGCCGGGAGACAGTCTCTGATGCCTATGCTAGTTCCCTCTGACCCTGGACTGGCCCTTGTCTCCCACACCATGGAGGGTGCAGTCCAGCCtgtgatggggaggaggaaagccTGGACGGATGAGCTCATGGTCACCAGGCCCTCAGCCCGcccctggccccctgccccctccacagGCCAAGCCAGGTGCCTTGAAACGGCCGGATGATGTCCCACTCAACCTCTCTCCCAACAAGCGGGTGTGCACCGCCCCGGTGGAGGGCAGCCCCGTGGGCTCTGATGACAGCCAGGTAACCTAGCAAGGTGGCAGGGAGCATGTGGTGGGGAGCTAGGGCTGGGGCTGCCATGACCCCACTCTGCCCCCACAGCCTGCCCCGAAGCTGGAGCCCCTGCACTTCCTACAATGCCACAGCAAGAACAACAGCCCTCGGGACCTGGAGACGCAGCTCTGGGCCTGCGCCTTTGAGCCGGCTTGGGAGGAGGGTACATGCATGGTGGGCAGGCAGGGACAGGGCGGGGGCCACAGGGAACAAGAAGGGAACCTAGGAATGCCGCCTGGAGGGGGCCGCCTGCGTGGATGGGGAATCTGGAGGAACAGAGAGCTTAAAAGTATTGTCAAGGCCAGGAAGAGGGAGCTGCAGAGGGGaactttacagaaaatgtttttactAGGCTGACCCCCCAAAACAGGGCATGTAGGGGCCACATCCCAGACTGTGGCCACGTGTGgcggggaggctgtgtgtgtgatAGACTGCCAGACGGGCATCGTACTGCACAAGTACAAGGCGCCAGGCGAGGTGAGTGCCAGGGCCTGCTCCTGCAGGGTGGCAGGCAGAGCCTTGACTCCTGGGGGCGGGAGTGTTGTCTTGGGGGTCCAGGCTCGGCCTCCTATGCACCAGGTGACCTTTTCTTtgctgctgggcctcagtttcccagcctATCCTGCATGCCTGTGCACACACGCAGCTCTGCCCCTCGGTGACCATGCCCCCTCTCCCCCTAAGGAGTTCTTCTCCGTGGCCTGGACAGCCCTGATGGTGGTCACTCAGGCAGGCCACAAGAAGCGCTGGAGCGTGCTGGCGGCTGCAGGCCTGCGGGGGCTGGTCCGGCTGCTGCACGTGCGTGCCGGCTTCTGCTGCGGGGTCATCCGGGCCCACAAGAAGGCCATCGCCACCCTCTGCTTCAGCCCCACCCACGAGACCCACCTCTTCAGTAagaccctctccccatccccccggGGCTCCCCAGCACCCCCGTCCTGCAGCCCAGTGCCTCAGTGCTCCCTGGGATGGTGGGAGCTCATGTGGCTGGTGGGCCTCACACTGGGCTGCGAGATCGGCTCTGTCTGTGGTGGGACCAACGTGGCTTCACGGACAACTGACTGGGCTTCGGaccctgcttttcctcctgctctgtggccttggaGCTTTCCAGCAAGCTGAGCCACTCTGTCTGACCCGGGTGATACCCCTGGCCCTCAGGAGTGGTGAGCCCAACAAGGGTGTTGTGTGAGCAGAGGCCTCCAAAAGATGGCTGCCTGGCGTGGGGTGCATTAGGTTAGAGCGGGACAGGGACTGTAGGTCCTTGAGTTCTCTGTCTCTCAGCCATGGCCCTTCCTCCCGCCCTGGAGGGTTGGCCTTGGGACCATGGTCTCAGCCTGGGATATAGCCTgcgggagggagcagggccctcaGGGCCACCCGTCCTCTTCCCGTCGCCCCTTCAGCGGCCTCCTATGACAAGCGGATCATCCTCTGGGACATTGGGGTGCCCAACCACGACTACGAATTCCAGGCCAGGTGATGCttggggggagggctggggggagggaatGGCTGCTAGGGTGAGCAGACCCCTGGGCCCATGGGCTCATGCTGTCTCTCTCATGTGCCGGCAGCCAGCTGCTCACGCTCGATACCACCTCCATCCCCCTGCGTCTCTGCCCAGTGGCCTCCTGCCCAGATGCCTACCTGCTGGCTGGCTGTGagggtggctgctgctgctgggatgTGCGGCTGGACCAGCCTCAGAAGAGGAGGTGAGGCCAGGCGGGGATGCCTTGAAAGCCAAGCCTCTGAGCCAGGTGGCTGCCGGTCCAGATGTCCGACCCCAGGCACACCTGCCAGGGGTGGTGCCCAAACCACATGCCCCATCCCACCTCCTCCTAGTCTCTCGAGGAAACGCCCAAGTGACCCATTCCTTCCCTGGTGTTGGGCTGGGGACTGGGCTGTGATCACCTCCCCTTCAACCTGGGGCTTCACCAACCCCAGGTCCTGCCACCCCCCCAGCAGAGTGACCTTTCTCTGTCCTAgcataattttctcatctgtaaagtggggacagcAACTTGCATCCCAGGACTAATGGAGGACAAGAGAGATGTGTCTAGACAAGGATGAGGCCCTGGGAAGGCCAGGGTGAGGCCTGTGGCCCATCTGTACCACCCAGAAGGCCTGAGATGGCTTGGCATAGGGTCCCTGCCCTCGTGGGGCCCACAGCCTAGTCAGGGAGACAGGCCTTAAACAAAGGTGGCCACTTCAAACCCCACAAAGctacaaaggaaagagaatcagGTCTCGGTCtgagagggggacagggaggccAGTGGGCCTCTGCAGAAGGACTGGTGGTAGACAGATGGGTTCTCAGGCTCCCAGTGTCCCCTGCAAGGGCATCAGGCAGGCACAGGGAAGGGAACGTGCTcacacagagggaacagcatgtgccaagGGCCGGTGGCGGCGAGAGCTGGCTGACCACCGAAGACTGGCCATGGAAGTCTGGCCACAGCTTGGAAAATTGGAGGAAATGGCACAAGATGAGGTGGCAGGGTTACCTGGGCCAGGGTAGGCTGGTGACGTAGCTgcttgggagggaaggagggcaggtcTCCACACAGGCTGTGGCTGTTGTCCAGCCATGTGTTGGCGGTGGCCCTgggcctgccccctccctgcccacccacGTCTGCCTGGTCTCCAGCCCTGTGTGTGGCCTTCCTCCTGCATCTCAGACGCATCTGCTTCTCATGGTTGCTACTTGCTTGCCTTTCTGGCTCCAGGTGGCCTCTCAGGACTCCAGGCTGCTGCTGCATGGCCTCTCCAAGCAGTGTGACCCCACACACAGTCTCAGCTTGGAAACATTCAGCAGCTACTCCCACTGTCCTCAGGCTCCAAATCTCCCCTCCGGTCCCCAGTGCTCAGCTGCTTGGCAAACTCCTGCTCATCTGTCACTCAGTCCCAGAGACACTGCCTCTTTCCAGAACCTTTCCTGGCCACACAGCCCACTCCCATCCTGGAAGCAGCAGCCCCTCATGCTTCTGAGTTCCCAGCACCTGGGACTCAGTAGCCTGAGGTGCTGGCTCCCACGTCCAGGGCAGAGCGGAACCCCTCTAAGGCCCGGGAGGGGTCTCTCTGGTTGCATCTGTTGACCTTTGCACAGGGCAGAGCCCAGAGTAGGTCCCTGGCAGCCACTTGAGTGGATGAGCAGCTTTTACAAAATGTGTAAGGAGTAGCCCACCAGCGTCTTCTGCCGCCGCAGGGTGTGTGACGTGGAGTTCGTCTTCGAGGGCTCCGAGGCATCTCGACGGCGAGTGGACGGGCTGGCGTTTGTGAATGACGATGTCGTGGGTGAGTGGGCCTGACTCAGAACAGCCTGGCCTCCTGGGACCCACATGGGCCCTGGTAAGGCCTTCATGGGTCACTTCTCCCTGGCCTGGGGTTTAGGTTTGAAGGCTTCAGAGGGGTCCCCACTGTGGGACAGGAAGTGACTGGAGAGGGGGCCCCCCCAGGCACAGTTCTCTATTCTCCCCGCACAGCCTCCAAGGGGAATGGCCTGGGTACCATCTGCCTATGGAGCTGGAGCCAGACGTGGCTGGGCCGAGGAAGCCAGTCCACGGTGGCAGTAGTGGTCCTGGCTCGGCTGCAGTGGTCCCACACTGAGTTGGCTTACTTCTCACTCAGCGCCTGTCCTGGTGAGCCCACCCGCACCGTCCCACCTGCCACCTTTTGGAGctctgcccaccccctgccccacctgaGATTCCACTCTCTGTGTCCTGGCAGATGAAGGGATTGTGCTCTGTGGGGACGAGGAGGGCAACGTGTGGGTCTACGACATCAAGCGCATCCTGACGCAGCAGCCTCTGCCACTGGCAGCCCCGCAGGCGCCCACGCAGGTATGCACAGCTCACTCCCACCGCCCTGCCGGGGCCTGGTGCAGGACAAGGGCCCGGTGTCTAGGAAGCCGGagcccagccccctctcctcccaccagatCCTTAAGTGGCCCCAGCCCCGGGCCCTCGGGCAGGCGGTGACGAAGACCATGGTGAACACAGTGGTGGCCAACCCCACCTTTACCTACCTCACCGCTCTGACGGACTCCAACATCGTGGCCATCTGGAGGAAACACTAGCCTTGAGCACAAGCTCCTGCCTCTACGCAGAGGCCCATGGACACAACTTAACTTATTCAGCTTTTGCTAATGACAGGGAGCTTTTCACAGTTGactatttttattaaactctACTGGGGTAGAGAAGCCTGTGGTGAGCCGTTTGTGGGCCCGTCTGCTCCTCCTACTTTGAGTGACAGGCAGAGCTGGCAGCTGAGGCTTCCAGAGCAGAGACTCACGGAAGTCCACAGGTTTTCCGTCCCCTTCTGCTCAAGACCACCTCCTCCCGGGTTCCCAGTTGTCCAGAATGAGCTTGTTCCTACCACCCTCTGACAGAAACCTGAGCCTTTGGGCCAATTCACTCTGAAATGTGGCCGCAGAGTGGCTTTGCAACAGGTCATCTACCTCCACCGAGACTGACAATCCATTTGCTGTGAAGTCCCCCCTGCTTCAGGCCTCATCCGGGTCTTTTCCCTGCCACACTTTATTAGGAAGATAAAACAATCTATGTACAGGACACGTGGGTGTCGGGGGTGAGGGGCTCACTGGGGTAGCTACAAGGAGGCCCACAGCTGGGAGGAGCTGCTCTCCACCTGGCACCTGGAGAAGGCCCAGTGCAGGATAGGAACTGGCCAAGCGAGACTCCTTCCAGCCCACTATTCGATCCCTTCTTGCTTGTCTTTGATGGCCACCTGGGGGAGGAAGAAGACAGCACACTTAGCTGGAACGACCAGGGTGAGGGCATGGGGAACGCAAGCCCAGCATCCCCGACGGAGGTCCGACAGGAATTCTGGCCCTGCTCCAGAACGCGCCCATGAACTGAACAGAGGCTGCAAACCGGGCCTGAGCagctccagggagcagggaggccgAGCCCCAGGGACCCTCTGAGCCAGCCCTGTCCAACCCATTATTTGTGTGCAGCACATGTCCTGCTGCCTGGCGGGAGGCAGTGGGGCAGAGGCGCCTCCTGGTGAGCATCTGACTTAGATGTAGAAATCTGACGGGATGGATCTTTCCCTCTAAATCCAGTCTAGACTTTGAGGTCCCTGCAGGAACAGGTGTGACCATACCATTTGGCCCTTCCTGGAGCCCCACCCTAGGATGAGCTGCCCCCTAGCCAGACAAATGCCCTAGAAGCACCCAGGCCTTACAAACCACAGAGCAGCCAGCACCACAGACAAGAGACTTGGAGGAGCATCCCCATGGGGCACTGCACCCCTTGCTCCCACAGGGACCACAAAGAGCTCACAAGCAGACCCTGGAGCGCTAGGTAAGGTCCCACCCATGGGTGCAGACAGCAGGCCCCGGGGCTGAACTCCATAACCCCTTAGTCTGTGCTGCCTGAAGACTGTGGTGGAGATCCCTGCTCTGTCATCACCTCTGTACACCCCCAAATGAATCAGGAAACCACCCAGGGGTCATCCTAGGCATGAGCGTGAGAACACTGCGGCTCTGGCCATAGAGCCTGCGCATCTGGTTCCTCACCCGGAATCGCTCCTCCAGCAGGGAGAGCTCGCTGATGAGGTCTGTGATGGCATTGGTGAAGGCCTCCTGGGGGCTGTAGTCTGGTGTGGTCTGCACGCGGATGATTATCTTGTGCTCCAAGGGGTGGGGGACTTTGTAGCCAGCAAACAGCACCTGTGGGTCCTTCAGCAGCTGTCTGAGACACAGGGATGGGCAGTGGGAAGGAGGCTGAGCCCAGTGTCCCTGGGGCTTACCAGGCCTTCTAACCAAGGGAGCTTCTTGGTGGGTTGAGGCCTGTAAGCAAGTGCACTGGGGCCAACGCCCCCAAAAACATCTTCCTAG
Coding sequences:
- the LRWD1 gene encoding leucine-rich repeat and WD repeat-containing protein 1 isoform X2 — encoded protein: MKSGAAGAAPLPDLTCGGCCQGGSPPRCRSQIRQVRMPLQPHSRRTSGAATAAAAIAASWRARRRRGAAGRGAAGSCSPRARARGPQGTRSAGCFLPVVSATRLARRHLLGSRGATDGRSGLGRRWCRRSGPRGPRLLAMGPLSARLLMQRGRPKSDRLGKIRSLDLSGLKLLSEHLDPKLLSRLTQLQELDLSNNQLETLPANLGLSHLRILRCANNQLGDVTTLCQFPQLEELSLEGNPFLTVSDNLKVSFLLPKLRKVNGKDASSTSSQVESLNRELTSRVTAHWEKFMATLSPEEEAEKAQEDFVRSAIRDVRYGPESLSEFTQWRVRMISEELVASSGIQVHEADSLERPSKATAAQEPRAKPGALKRPDDVPLNLSPNKRVCTAPVEGSPVGSDDSQPAPKLEPLHFLQCHSKNNSPRDLETQLWACAFEPAWEEGHVGATSQTVATCGGEAVCVIDCQTGIVLHKYKAPGEEFFSVAWTALMVVTQAGHKKRWSVLAAAGLRGLVRLLHVRAGFCCGVIRAHKKAIATLCFSPTHETHLFTASYDKRIILWDIGVPNHDYEFQASQLLTLDTTSIPLRLCPVASCPDAYLLAGCEGGCCCWDVRLDQPQKRRVCDVEFVFEGSEASRRRVDGLAFVNDDVVASKGNGLGTICLWSWSQTWLGRGSQSTVAVVVLARLQWSHTELAYFSLSACPDEGIVLCGDEEGNVWVYDIKRILTQQPLPLAAPQAPTQILKWPQPRALGQAVTKTMVNTVVANPTFTYLTALTDSNIVAIWRKH
- the LRWD1 gene encoding leucine-rich repeat and WD repeat-containing protein 1 isoform X1, with amino-acid sequence MGPLSARLLMQRGRPKSDRLGKIRSLDLSGLKLLSEHLDPKLLSRLTQLQELDLSNNQLETLPANLGLSHLRILRCANNQLGDVTTLCQFPQLEELSLEGNPFLTVTAHWEKFMATLSPEEEAEKAQEDFVRSAIRDVRYGPESLSEFTQWRVRMISEELVASSGIQVHEADSLERPSKATAAQEPRAKPGALKRPDDVPLNLSPNKRVCTAPVEGSPVGSDDSQPAPKLEPLHFLQCHSKNNSPRDLETQLWACAFEPAWEEGHVGATSQTVATCGGEAVCVIDCQTGIVLHKYKAPGEEFFSVAWTALMVVTQAGHKKRWSVLAAAGLRGLVRLLHVRAGFCCGVIRAHKKAIATLCFSPTHETHLFTASYDKRIILWDIGVPNHDYEFQASQLLTLDTTSIPLRLCPVASCPDAYLLAGCEGGCCCWDVRLDQPQKRRVCDVEFVFEGSEASRRRVDGLAFVNDDVVASKGNGLGTICLWSWSQTWLGRGSQSTVAVVVLARLQWSHTELAYFSLSACPDEGIVLCGDEEGNVWVYDIKRILTQQPLPLAAPQAPTQILKWPQPRALGQAVTKTMVNTVVANPTFTYLTALTDSNIVAIWRKH
- the POLR2J gene encoding DNA-directed RNA polymerase II subunit RPB11-a; the encoded protein is MNAPPAFESFLLFEGEKKITINKDTKVPNACLFTINKEDHTLGNIIKSQLLKDPQVLFAGYKVPHPLEHKIIIRVQTTPDYSPQEAFTNAITDLISELSLLEERFRVAIKDKQEGIE